The genomic DNA TGGTAATGACTGCAGGTATGATTGATGCAAACACAGCAAAAGATTATGGTTTAATTAATCATGTTGTTTCTCAAGAAGAATTATTGCCATTAGCCGAAAAAATTGCAGGTAAAATAATGAGAAACTCATCAGTAGCAATTAGCAAGGCAATTAAAGCCGTAAATGCTAATTATAAAGATGGAGTAAATGGTTTTGAAACCGAAATTAAAGAATTTGGAAACTGTTTTGGAACCGAAGATTTTAAAGAAGGCACAACTGCCTTTCTAGAAAAAAGAAAAGCAGATTTTCCAGGAAAGTAAAATTTGATACACATAAAAAAACCTCATAATAGCTTTTATTGTGAGGTTTTTTTATATTCACACTTTACTACTAGCAAAATGAAAAAACGTGTACTTTTTATGTTATTTATGGTTTTTGTGAGCAAAACAGCTCTATCTCAAACTAAAGATACCTTGCGAAGTAAAAATTACGAAGCACTAAAAACATTAGTATATACGGCTTACGTAAAAGATAAAAACGCGAGTATAGCAGTTAGTGAGTATTATATAAATAAAGCAATAAAAGAAAATAAAGCAAAGGAGCATTTTAATGGTTTAGCCTTATTTATTGATATAAATATCTGGAATAAAAATTATAGTGTTTTTAATGAAAAAGAACAGGAATTAGTAGAATTAGCAAATGCAAATAATGATAGTGAGGCGTTAATGAAAACCTACTTCTCACTTGCAGATTCTTTTTTCTATAATGGTTTATTTGGTAAAGCAATAGAAACGTATTATAAGTCTTTAAGTATAGCAAAAGAACAAAATAATTTAATGTATGAGCATCTTAATTTAAGGCAAATAGGATATTTAAATTATTTTTCTGGTAGTCTTGAAAGTTCTGCAAAACAACAAAAGTTTGCTATAAATCTATTAGATAAACCAAATCAAGAACAAGATACATTAGCTGTTAATTCTAAACGAAGATTAAAACTTGCCGCCTTAGAGCTATTAACGCGAACATATATTTTTGCAGAAAAAACAGACTCTGCTCAAGTTTACAATAATAAAGCATTAAACTTTGGTTTAAAAGAAGCAGATAGCTGTGTTTTAATAAGGTTTAAACTGCAAAAGGCACAAATTAGTATTCAGCAAAAGTCTTATGATAAGGCAACAAAACTTTTGGAAGAATGTAAAACTATTTGTTATACACCAAAATCAATATATGACTTTATTATTGCTTCAGAATATGCTAAAATATATTTAGCACAAAAAAAATACGAAAAGGCAGTTGTAGTATTAAATCAAGGCTTAGAAGCTTTTAGTTTAGATGGGCAAGAAGCTTTTGCTTCAGACTATATTAAACTAATGGCAAAAGCCTATAAACATGCAGGAAACATAGAGATGTCTAACATTTATTTCGAAAAGTTTATAAAGGCTAATGAAGATTTCGGTAAAATAAAAGACACGATTGCAACCAGAATTAAAACCCAAGAAATAAAAGATTTTAAAAAAGAACTTAATGCAATAAATACCCAAAAAAGTGTTTTTAAATATATTGCATTAGTCGCCTGTGTTTTAGTTTTAGGACTTTTATTTTTCTTATTTAAATTTTATAAAACAAAAAAAGAAAACGAAATTAAGTTTGAAGCACTTTTAAATAAAATTGAAAAGGCCCAAAAACCAGAAGAGATTATAAATACAAAAGATAAGGATTTAGAGGAAAAAAACACACCAGATTTACCGTTGGAAACTAAGCAAAATATTTTAAAAGGTCTTAAAAAGCTGGAAGCGCAACAGTATTTTTTAAAACAAGAATGCAGCTCGTATAATGTTGCAAAAAAAATTAACACCAACACCTCTTATTTGTCTAAAGTAATTAACGCACACTACGGTAAAAACTTTAATACATATATAAACGACTTAAGAATAAATTATGCCATAGTGCGTTTAAAAAACGATGTATTTTTTAGGTCGTATTCCATACAATCAATAGCCGAAGAGTTAGGTTATAAAAGTGCAGATTCTTTTACAAAATACTTTAAAAAAGATACTGGTTTAAATCCTTCATTTTATATTAAGAATATAAAAAATATAGATTAAAAAGATGCTTTTAACCCTAAATTTATAAATTTAGGTATGTGTTATTTCTTCTCTTTAAATTTTCTTTTTAACCAGTGTAAACACCTGCTAATCATCACTTTAAATATTTGTCTTGCACCCTAATTTCCTAAAATCAGGGATGCATTTCTTGTAAAACCCTTTTTATTGAGAGTAATTTGATTTCAGAAACAATAATCAATTTAATTCTCAGTAACATGAAAAATTCAAAAACAATATTTTTTACAATCTTTATTGTAGTATTTTCTGTTGGTGTCGCTAAAGGTTTTTATAAAAGTGTTAAAAAAAGTGAGGCAATAACAAAAGAAATTCTTACAGTTTTAAAAGATAATTGCAACTGTAAAGCGGTTGTGAAAACGTCTTATTTAAAAGGTGTACAATACAGTAAAAAAAATGGAGTTACGGCAGAAACCGTTACTTACCAATTAACAGATTGTGACTTTAATAATTTTAATCAGGAAGTAAAATGTATAGATAATACTTTACGTGAAAAAATTAATGGTATCGAGCTACTAGATCTAATTACTTTAAACTTTGTAAACAATAATAAGCGCAAAACAGTTACAATTAAAAACAACTGCTTATGATACCTAACTATAAAAAATCTTCAAATAAAATCAAGCTAATAAAATTTTGTATAGGCTTGGTTGCAGGAGTATCAATATACCTAATACAAGAACTTTTTTTCTAAAAAAATTACCATGATAACCCTTTCAAAATTCTTAATAGAAATAGTAGCAACCATTTTAATTTAAAAATTAATATTCTAAAAACTTATAATTATGAAAAATTTAAAAAAAATTACATTAAGCATATTGTTAACAATAGCAGCAATAATTAGTGTTACAGCACAAAGCAATAAAAAAACAAACCTTTGGAAAATTGAAGGCGATAATATTAAAACATCATACCTTTTTGGAACAATACACATACTCCCAAAAAGTAGTTTTAAAATTAGTGAGAAAGTAAAAAAAGCATTCGATTCTTGCGATAGAGTTACTTTAGAGCTTGATATGGCAGATCCAAGTTTTATGGCAGATGCCATGAAACTCTCTATGTTAGAAAAAGACGAAGAATTATCATCATATATGGATGCAAGCGAGTATAAGTTATTAGATGATTATTTAAAAGAAAACGTAAAAGTTGGGTTAACTGCATTTAATAAACTTAAACCCATAACATTAATGTCTGTAATAATGATGGCGAAATTTAAAGACGAACCACTTGCTAGTTACGAGATGACTTTTATAGAAATGTCTAAAACAGCAAAAAAAGATATGGATGGTTTAGAGACATATCAAGATCAATTAGCAGCAATTGATTCTCAACCTTACGATGAACAAATAGACACTTATATAAAAATGATTTCGGAGGCAGAAGAAACGGATGCTATATATAATAAAATGCTAAAATTATATTTAGCAGAAGATGTAGACGGAATTTACGATTATACAGATGAGTTTATGAATGGAGACATTGAGTCTAAGAAACGCTTTTTAGACGATAGAAATATTAAATGGATTCCTAAAATTGGAGAATTTTCTAGAGAGCATTCTGTTTTTTATGGTGTAGGAGCAGCGCATTTAGGCGGCGAACAAGGTGTTATTAATTTACTTAAAAAAGCAGGTTATAAAGTAACACCGGTATTAAACTAAAAATAATTGCAATTTTTAAAAGCCTCAATTTTTGAGGCTTTTTTTAAAATTTTATTCTAGATAAGGCATATTATATTTTGTAATTTTACAAAAAAATAAAAAATATGTTTAAAAAAGAAGTGTTAAAAGGTCGTGGTGCACAACACAATCCTCACAATAAATTTTTTGAATTATCTCACGAAATTAGAAACGACTTTTTAGAGTTTTGTGAAAAAGAAGGCGAAAAAGCAGATGATAATAAAACACTTTACCTTGAAACCTTTCCAAAAACAATAGTTAATAAAGTAAAAAGCCCAGATATAGGTATGTCGTACTCAATGAATGCCTATCAAGGTTGCGAGCATGGTTGTATTTATTGTTATGCAAGAAATAGTCATGAGTTTTGGGGATTTAGTGCAGGTTTAGATTTCGAGCGGCGCATTTTAGTAAAAAAAAATGCACCAGAATTATTAGAAATACTATTAAAAAAGAAAACGTGGAAAGCACAAACCATCGTGTTATCTGGAAATACAGACTGCTATCAACCAGCAGAAAAACAGTTTGAAATCACAAAAAAATGTTTAGAGCTTTTTTTAAAATACAAACATCCTGTAGCGATAATTACTAAAAATGCACTTATTCTTAGAGATCTTGAGATTTTAAAAAACCTAAATAGATATGGCTTAATTAGTGTAAATATTTCAATTACATCACTTTCAGAACAAACAAGGCGCATTTTAGAGCCAAGAACAGCAACTATAAAAAAACGCATAGAAACTGTAAAGGTTTTGAGTGATAATGGTATTCCTGTAAATGTTATGTTAGCACCAATAATTCCATCTATAAACAGTCATGAAATATTACCATTGGCAAAAGCAGTATCTAATGCAGGCGCTTTAAGTATAGCACATACTATTGTAAGATTAAATGGTTCTATAGGAGAAATTTTTGTAAACTGGTTAAATAAAACCCTACCAGATAGAGCAGATAAAGTATTACATCAAATAGAAAATTGCCATGGAGGAAGTTTAAATGATAGTAGGTTTGGAACCCGTATGCGAGGTGAAGGTAATATTGCGAAGCAAATTAACGATATGGTAAGGCTAGCTAAAATAAAATACTTTAAAAATAAATCAATGCCTATATTAAATAATACACTACATGAGCAATGTAAAAATGGGCAATTAAAATTATTTTAAATTAAAAAAGTGAGCACAAGGCTCACTTTTTACTAACTAACTAAATTAAACTTCGTGTCAAAAGTTTAAAGTTTTATATAATTTGAAAAGGTTCTATTTTCAGTTTTAAATAAGAAAATATATTTTCCTTTTTTAGTAGCGTCTAAAGCAAATGCTTTTTGAATATCCATTGTATCCTTTATTGTTTCATTGTAAATTGTTTCTTTAGAACCAACATTGTCATAAAAAATAGTAATGTTAACAGGAGAAGCATTTAAAGATAGTGCAGTAACGTAAACAGTATTGTTTCTTGTTTCTACATGAGGTTTAAAAATTCTTGTTTTTTTGGTCTTTTTAAAATCAACAATATTATTTATTACACTAAAAGGTATAACCTCAATAACTGTTTCTTTATTAAGTTCAAAAAAGTACTCACCGTCTGGTAAAGAGGTTAAATCAAATCCTTTTTTGTAATCTCCGGATTTAGATATGTTTTCTTTGTATAAAATAATTTGGTTATTATCTTTAATTAACAATTGTTGTCCTTCCTTAACGTTCTCTAAAGTTAAAACGGTTTTCTTGCTGTCATCATCGTTATTTAATGTAGTAATGTTGGCTGCGTAGTTTACCATTGTTACTAATAAAGCAACTAATACTAAATGATTTTTTACTGCTTTTTTCATAATCTTCTTTGTTTAAAATTAACACTACAAAGGTATGTGCAAACACGCATGTATAAAACGCCTATTTTAGCATATTTATATGCTATATTAACCTTTAAACATATTCAAGGCTCTTATAAAGTTAAAATAAGCAACAAAAGGGTTAATTTAGCATAGATTTATATTTTTATATTATTTTAATTTTACAAACAAATAAAAAGCTTTGAATAATAAACCAATATTAGAGAAAATTTCACCTGGTTTCGGGAATTCTATTCTTGCAGTAAATAAACTAAAGAAAAGAAGGAGAGATCAGGCATTTTGGCATTTTCATCCAGAAATAGAATTGGTTTATGTAAACAAGGGAAAAGGAAGAAGGCATATTGGTAATCACATGTCTTACTTTAATAATAGCCAGCTTATTCTTGTAGGTTCAAACTTACCGCATAACGGTTTTGAAAATAGACTAACTGCTAAAGGAAAAGAAACACTAATACAGTTTCATCCAGATTTTTTAGGAAAAGACTTTTTTAGTTTACCTCAAATGAAAAGTATTGCTGCTCTATTAGAAAGAGGAAAAAAAGGAGTTCTTTTTCATACAGATACAAAAAAAAGAGTAGGAGAAAAAATAACCAAATTAACAAAATACGAAGGATTTAAGCGTGTTATTAAGCTACTTGAAATACTGCATATCTTAGCAGAGGCTCAAGATTACGAGTTTTTAAATGCAGATGGCTATGCATTTGAGGCACAACCACAAGACAATGCAAAAATTGATATTATATATAAATATGTATATAGCAACTTTAAAAACCATATAAGTTTAGATACTATTGCAGAGCAGGTAAGTATGACGGTTCCAGCATTTTGTCGTTACTTTAAAAGAGCAACAGGCAAAACATTTACAAAACTAGTAAATGAATATAGAGTAGTGCACGCTACAAAACTACTTGTAGAGAGCCAGTTAAGTATAACAGATGTTTGTTTTGAGTGTGGTTTTAATAACTTCTCACACTTTAATAAGTTATTTAAAGAAATAACAGGTAAAAATGCCTCAAAATATAGAGGTGAGATGAAACAAATTATACAATAAGTTTACTTTTTGCCATTCCACTCAGCATAAAACTGACCAAGAAAACCAAGCATATAATTATGGCGTTCTGTAGCAATTTTCTTGCCGGTTTTAGTGTTCATCTTATCTTTTAGCAGTAAAAGCTTTTCATAAAAATGATTAATAGTTGGCGCATTAGAAGCTTTGTATTCAGCCTTACTTAAATTTAAGTTTGGTTTAATATCTGGATTATAAAGAGACCTGTTTTTAAAACCACCGTAATTAAATGTGCGGGCAATACCAATAGCGCCAATAGCATCTAAACGGTCTGCATCTTGTACAACCTGTAACTCTATAGAATTAAAAGTACTGGTTTTTTCAATGTTAGAGCTGTAAGATATATTTTCAATAATTTTTACAACATGCTCAATTACACTGGAGTCTACGTTGTTTTTAAACAAAAATGTTCGTGCCATTTTAGGTCCAATAGTATCATCTCCATTATGAAATTTGCTATCTGCAATATCATGTAACAAAGCACCAAGAGCAACAACTAAATCATCAACAGGTTCTTGTTTAGCAATAAGTAAACTATTGTTAAATACTCTTTCTATGTGAAACCAGTCGTGGCCGCCTTCAGCATTTTTTAAAGTGTCTTTTACAAATAACTCTGTAGCCTTTATAATTGTATTATAATCCATTAATTATAGTTTTGCAGGGTTTACCCATTTAAACTCAAAAGAATTATCAGGAATAGTCATTCTATCTGCCAAGCGTAGCATTCTCGAAGGTAGTTTCATTAAATAATCTCGAGCTTTTTCTGCGTCATCGGTAAGGTTTGTAATTTTATCAATTTCCCAACGTTTAATAAGTTTTTCAAGAATATCTATATAATCTAAAGAGGTGTAAACACCAATGCGTTGTGCAGTATTAGAGAATTCTTCAAAAGCAGTACTAATTTTATCTCCAGATTCTCTTAAAAAGTGAGCAGGCATTGTTATTTTTTGCTTCATCATATATTGAAAAGCTAACATCATTTGACTTGGGTCAACTTTAAAAATACGTTCTACAAATTCACAATATGCGTGGTGGTGGCGCATCTCATCTCCAGAAATAATTTTACACATTTTTGCTAACTGTTTATTGCCTTTTTGTTTAGCAATTTTTGCAACACGGTTATGAGAAATATAAGTTGCTAATTCTTGAAAGCTAGTATATAAAAAGTTTTTATAAGGATCTCTGTCTGTACCAATATCAAAACCATCTGCAATAAGATGTTGTGTCGTTTTTTCTATTTCTTTCATATTAACACGTCCAGAAAGGTATAGGTACTTATTAAGCACATCTCCATGGCGGTTTTCTTCGGCAGTCCAATGTTTAACCCATTTAGACCATCCGTTTTGTCCTACTTGGTCTACACCTTCAATATCCATTAACCAAGACTCGTATGTTGGTAGCGCTTCTTCGGTAATCATATCACCAACTAAAACTACCCAAAAATCGTAAGGTAATTCTTTAGAGAGTTCACGTATTTCTTTTACTTCCTCAAAAAAATTATTGCCTTCAGAATTTGGTAAAAAATCCGACGGTTGCCAAATTGTTTCTGCAGGAATTAAGTATTTTTTAATTAACGAATCTATGTCTTTTTCTAAAAACGACATCACTTCCAATCTTACATTTTTTAACGACATAGTATCAATTTTTTATATTTTTTTTAATAGTAGTTTCAATATGCTCTAATAACAATTCTTTAGTTTCAAAGTCCAAAGCTTTAACAGGTTTATGTGCCTCGAAGGTTAAGTGATTTCCAATTCCCATAGGAAATTTACCATAACGTAAGTTTTTCCACGAATTATTAATTGTAACAGGAATAATTACAGCATTAGGAATATATTTTATAAGGGTTTCTAGGCCTTGAGTCCTAAAAGGTTTTGGGTTTCCGTCTCTGCTTCTGGTACCTTCTGGAAAAATAACTGCAGCACGATTTGTATTTTTAATATAATTTGCAAAGTTTCGTATAGCAGTAATAGCCTGTCTAGGATTTTTTCTATCAATTAAAGTAGATCCGCCATGGCGTAAGTTATAAGAAACGCTAGGTATACCTTTGCCTAATTCTTTTTTACTTACAAATTTAACATGATGCTTTCTAAAATACCACATTAATGGTGGTATATCTGCCATGCTTTGGTGGTTAGATACAATAATAACTGGTTGCGATGTATCCAAGTCGTGGTCATTATAAAAAGAATGCCAAGAACCTAATAAGTTAATACAGCGCATTAAGCAAAACTGTAAAGCATCAACACTTTTTTTATGCGCTTTATAACCAAAAGTATTAAAACAAACCCACTGTATTGGATGAAAAATAAGTAAAGAAGCTCCAAAAAATAGGAAGTAAATACAAGTAAGTGGATAGGCAAAAATCTTTCTCATTATAAAAATCAGTCTTCAATACCTCAAAATTAAAAAAACCACGTCTATAAAGCGTGGTTTTTTTAATAATACTTAATATTTAAAATTAAACTTCAAACTATTAAGTTGTAATGTTTTCTAACAGTGCTCGTTATAAGCATCCATAAGGTTTTCTGCAATTAACTCTGCAGGACGACCTTCAATATGGTGACGCTCTAGCATGTGTACTAATTCTCCATCTTTAAACAAAGCCATACTTGGCGAGCTTGGAGGAAAAGGTACCATGTGAGCACGAGCTCTATCTGTAGCCTCTTTATCTACACCAGCAAAAACAGTAACGATGTTGCTAGGTTTTTTATCATTATTTAAACTCATTTTAGCACCTGGACGTGCATTTGCTGCCGCACAACCACAAACCGAATTTACAACCACTAAAGTAGTTCCTTCCTTTTTAACTGCTGCATCAACCGCTTCTGCCGTATGTAATGCTTCAAAACCTGCGTTCGTTAAATCTTCGCTCATAGGTTTTACTAATTCTGCTGGATACATATATTTTAAAATTTTATATTATTATTAAGCTCATGCAAAGTTAATCAAAAATAATGCTAAACTAGTTTTGGGCGTTACCTTATGTCACTTTGGTGCCATAAGGTCAGGCTGTTCGCTATATCTTTTTTGTGCATAAGCGCACACAAAAAAAGGATGCCGCTACCATCCTTAACGCACTTGCCTACTAAGAGTCGTAAAAAAACAGCGTTCTTGACAACTAACAAAGTATTATATTTACAGTTCTAAAAAACAAAACAATTACATGAGCGGATTAAAATGGATTGGTGCTACATTAGGTTGGTCTTTTGGCGGACCAATAGGAGCAATAATTGGTTTAGCAATAGGTAGTATTGGTGATGCTTTTGCAGGAAAAGGAGATTTTTTCTTAGGTCAAGGCAATCAAGACCAGTCACAAGGCAGACCACGCCAACCTAATTATAGAACCCAACAACAACGTCGTGCACAAACAACATCGGGAGATTTTGAAGTAAGTTTACTAATACTAGCAACTGTTGTAATCAAGGCAGATGGTAAACAAGACCAACGAGAATTAGACTATGTGCGTGAACAGTTTGTAGGCATGTATGGTAAAGATAGAGCCAACAAAGCATTTCAGTTATTTAAAAAAGTAAGTCAACAATCTGTGCCATTACGTCGTGTTTGTATGCAAATACAACAAATGATGGATCATCCTTCTCGTTTACAACTCATGCACTTTCTATTTGGAATAGCAAAAGCAGATGGAATGGTAACAGAAGACGAAGAAAGTCAGATTTTTACTATAGCAGGTTACTTAGGCATTAATTCGCGAGATTATAATAGTATTAAAGCAATGTTTTATAATAGCAGTGATAATGCCTATAAAATATTAGAAATAACAAAATCTGCAACCAACGACGAGATTAAAAAAGCCTACCGTAAAATGGCTAAAAAATACCATCCAGATAAAGTAGAACACTTAGGCGAAGAACATAAAAAAGGAGCCGAAGATAAATTTAAACAAGTACAAAAAGCTTACGAGCAATTGCAGAAGGAACGTGGGTTCTAGTATTTAGTAGGCAGTCGCAGTATTCAGATTTACTTAGGTTGTTCATTCGAGCGCGTCATTGCGAGTCACTTTTTGCGACGTGGCAATCTCATGAATTTGAACTATAAATAAACAGATTGCCACGCTCTTTATCTGCGCAATGACAAATAATTCTAATAAAACTAGGAGACCTTTTAATAAAATGACCATTAATAAGTAAAGTAGTTATTTATAAACGGAACAAACTAAAAAACATTATGAAAAATTTAAGCCTAGTTATAATTGCAATTATCCTTTTTGGATGCCAAGAACAAATAGAGTTACCCGAAAAATCTTCAGAGGAATTAAAAACCATGGCAATAGAAGGAATAAGTGTTGAATTTATTTTTAATTCAAATAAACCATCATTTGGAGATCTTTATTTAATTACGGGCTCTGAAGACAAAACATTTCCTGCTAAAAACCGTCAATTTGAAAAATTTAAATCATTAGGTGTTTCATTTATTGACCAAGCATACTATGGAATAAGAAACGAAAGTAAAATTGGAGATGGAGTAACAATATGGTTATTTCCATTAAAAAATGGTAAAACAGAATTTGCTGGAATTGATGCTCCATTTGATTCTATTCTTATGGAATATACAGTGTTAACTAATAAGGAAAACTCATCAGATTTAGTAAAAAAAGTATTTTATGCTTTTAAAGATAATTTAGATGTTCAAATAATATTTGAAGGAAAAGAAGTTAACGATTACAAAACAATTGAAAAAAGAATAAAGGAGATTACTGAGCTTTGCAAAAATGAATTAAAACTTGTGCCAGGAAGCGAAGAAGCGATAAAGCGAGTATGGGGAGATACACCAGAATACTATAATCTTAATAATTAATTTTTTAGCTAAACACGTTTTAGATTTTGTCTTTATCAGGGATAGTTAATAAATTTTTTTGAATTGAAAATTGAATAAGATTATGAATGATTATAAAATCTTAAAGTATTTTATAAATGGTGAACGCGAAAAAGCTTTTAAGCAACTCTATAAATTATACCCAAAAATTGAAAGCCTTATTCTTTCAAAAGGAGGTAATAAACATGATGCATCAGATGTATTTCAGGAAGCTTTAATTATTCTGTATCGTAATTTAGAGAAAAATAACTTCACGCTTACTTCATCTTTTTACACCTATTTATATTCTGTTTCACGATTTGTTTGGAGCGACATACAAAAAAAAGAAGCCAAAATAGTTTTTAATTCATTAAATGAAAATGAAGAATCTATTTTAGAAACTATTAAAGAGGAAAAGCGATTTAAATTAGCTGAACAAGCTTTTTCTGAGTTGGGAGAGCGCTGTAGACAACTCTTATTACTGTTTTATCACAAACGCTCGTCCTTTAAAGATATAGCCAAAATGATGCAGTTTTCGTCAGATAAAATTGCTAAAAATCAGAAATATAAATGCTTATCAAAAGCACGTGCCATTTATAAAAATCAAGTAAATAACTTATCCTAAATTTGTAAAAGCATGAACAACTATATAGAAAATATCGT from Lacinutrix sp. 5H-3-7-4 includes the following:
- a CDS encoding 1-acyl-sn-glycerol-3-phosphate acyltransferase — its product is MRKIFAYPLTCIYFLFFGASLLIFHPIQWVCFNTFGYKAHKKSVDALQFCLMRCINLLGSWHSFYNDHDLDTSQPVIIVSNHQSMADIPPLMWYFRKHHVKFVSKKELGKGIPSVSYNLRHGGSTLIDRKNPRQAITAIRNFANYIKNTNRAAVIFPEGTRSRDGNPKPFRTQGLETLIKYIPNAVIIPVTINNSWKNLRYGKFPMGIGNHLTFEAHKPVKALDFETKELLLEHIETTIKKNIKN
- a CDS encoding PA0069 family radical SAM protein, which produces MFKKEVLKGRGAQHNPHNKFFELSHEIRNDFLEFCEKEGEKADDNKTLYLETFPKTIVNKVKSPDIGMSYSMNAYQGCEHGCIYCYARNSHEFWGFSAGLDFERRILVKKNAPELLEILLKKKTWKAQTIVLSGNTDCYQPAEKQFEITKKCLELFLKYKHPVAIITKNALILRDLEILKNLNRYGLISVNISITSLSEQTRRILEPRTATIKKRIETVKVLSDNGIPVNVMLAPIIPSINSHEILPLAKAVSNAGALSIAHTIVRLNGSIGEIFVNWLNKTLPDRADKVLHQIENCHGGSLNDSRFGTRMRGEGNIAKQINDMVRLAKIKYFKNKSMPILNNTLHEQCKNGQLKLF
- a CDS encoding helix-turn-helix domain-containing protein, coding for MKKRVLFMLFMVFVSKTALSQTKDTLRSKNYEALKTLVYTAYVKDKNASIAVSEYYINKAIKENKAKEHFNGLALFIDINIWNKNYSVFNEKEQELVELANANNDSEALMKTYFSLADSFFYNGLFGKAIETYYKSLSIAKEQNNLMYEHLNLRQIGYLNYFSGSLESSAKQQKFAINLLDKPNQEQDTLAVNSKRRLKLAALELLTRTYIFAEKTDSAQVYNNKALNFGLKEADSCVLIRFKLQKAQISIQQKSYDKATKLLEECKTICYTPKSIYDFIIASEYAKIYLAQKKYEKAVVVLNQGLEAFSLDGQEAFASDYIKLMAKAYKHAGNIEMSNIYFEKFIKANEDFGKIKDTIATRIKTQEIKDFKKELNAINTQKSVFKYIALVACVLVLGLLFFLFKFYKTKKENEIKFEALLNKIEKAQKPEEIINTKDKDLEEKNTPDLPLETKQNILKGLKKLEAQQYFLKQECSSYNVAKKINTNTSYLSKVINAHYGKNFNTYINDLRINYAIVRLKNDVFFRSYSIQSIAEELGYKSADSFTKYFKKDTGLNPSFYIKNIKNID
- a CDS encoding TraB/GumN family protein — its product is MKNLKKITLSILLTIAAIISVTAQSNKKTNLWKIEGDNIKTSYLFGTIHILPKSSFKISEKVKKAFDSCDRVTLELDMADPSFMADAMKLSMLEKDEELSSYMDASEYKLLDDYLKENVKVGLTAFNKLKPITLMSVIMMAKFKDEPLASYEMTFIEMSKTAKKDMDGLETYQDQLAAIDSQPYDEQIDTYIKMISEAEETDAIYNKMLKLYLAEDVDGIYDYTDEFMNGDIESKKRFLDDRNIKWIPKIGEFSREHSVFYGVGAAHLGGEQGVINLLKKAGYKVTPVLN
- a CDS encoding RNA polymerase sigma factor, which gives rise to MNDYKILKYFINGEREKAFKQLYKLYPKIESLILSKGGNKHDASDVFQEALIILYRNLEKNNFTLTSSFYTYLYSVSRFVWSDIQKKEAKIVFNSLNENEESILETIKEEKRFKLAEQAFSELGERCRQLLLLFYHKRSSFKDIAKMMQFSSDKIAKNQKYKCLSKARAIYKNQVNNLS
- a CDS encoding BrxA/BrxB family bacilliredoxin codes for the protein MYPAELVKPMSEDLTNAGFEALHTAEAVDAAVKKEGTTLVVVNSVCGCAAANARPGAKMSLNNDKKPSNIVTVFAGVDKEATDRARAHMVPFPPSSPSMALFKDGELVHMLERHHIEGRPAELIAENLMDAYNEHC
- a CDS encoding AraC family transcriptional regulator; this translates as MNNKPILEKISPGFGNSILAVNKLKKRRRDQAFWHFHPEIELVYVNKGKGRRHIGNHMSYFNNSQLILVGSNLPHNGFENRLTAKGKETLIQFHPDFLGKDFFSLPQMKSIAALLERGKKGVLFHTDTKKRVGEKITKLTKYEGFKRVIKLLEILHILAEAQDYEFLNADGYAFEAQPQDNAKIDIIYKYVYSNFKNHISLDTIAEQVSMTVPAFCRYFKRATGKTFTKLVNEYRVVHATKLLVESQLSITDVCFECGFNNFSHFNKLFKEITGKNASKYRGEMKQIIQ
- a CDS encoding HD domain-containing protein; translation: MDYNTIIKATELFVKDTLKNAEGGHDWFHIERVFNNSLLIAKQEPVDDLVVALGALLHDIADSKFHNGDDTIGPKMARTFLFKNNVDSSVIEHVVKIIENISYSSNIEKTSTFNSIELQVVQDADRLDAIGAIGIARTFNYGGFKNRSLYNPDIKPNLNLSKAEYKASNAPTINHFYEKLLLLKDKMNTKTGKKIATERHNYMLGFLGQFYAEWNGKK
- a CDS encoding TerB family tellurite resistance protein, giving the protein MSGLKWIGATLGWSFGGPIGAIIGLAIGSIGDAFAGKGDFFLGQGNQDQSQGRPRQPNYRTQQQRRAQTTSGDFEVSLLILATVVIKADGKQDQRELDYVREQFVGMYGKDRANKAFQLFKKVSQQSVPLRRVCMQIQQMMDHPSRLQLMHFLFGIAKADGMVTEDEESQIFTIAGYLGINSRDYNSIKAMFYNSSDNAYKILEITKSATNDEIKKAYRKMAKKYHPDKVEHLGEEHKKGAEDKFKQVQKAYEQLQKERGF
- a CDS encoding acyl-ACP desaturase; translated protein: MSLKNVRLEVMSFLEKDIDSLIKKYLIPAETIWQPSDFLPNSEGNNFFEEVKEIRELSKELPYDFWVVLVGDMITEEALPTYESWLMDIEGVDQVGQNGWSKWVKHWTAEENRHGDVLNKYLYLSGRVNMKEIEKTTQHLIADGFDIGTDRDPYKNFLYTSFQELATYISHNRVAKIAKQKGNKQLAKMCKIISGDEMRHHHAYCEFVERIFKVDPSQMMLAFQYMMKQKITMPAHFLRESGDKISTAFEEFSNTAQRIGVYTSLDYIDILEKLIKRWEIDKITNLTDDAEKARDYLMKLPSRMLRLADRMTIPDNSFEFKWVNPAKL